CTCTTATGGAAACCTCGATGAAATTCCCTCTGCTATGATTGAAGGAGAAGAAAGGGAACCACAAATCCCAATCAAAACTCTTGATGTCAAATCAAGAATAAAAAACTTTAATGAAATTGAAAAAAATTACACGGCTGAAGAGGCAAGAAAAGAAGCGCTAAGATGTCTTGAATGCGGATGCAGAGAATCCCGGGAATGCAAACTTAGAAGCTATGCAATCGAGTTTGAGGCAGATGAAGAGCGTTTCAAAGGTGAAAAAAGAGAATATGAGCTTGACGAATCACATCCTGATTTAATCTTCGAAGCGCACAAATGCATTCAATGCAGAACCTGTGTCAGAACTACAGAAAAAATTCTTGGAGAATCAGCAATGCGTATCGTAGGACGCGGATTTACGGCAAGAATAAAGCCAGCTGAAGGCGGAAAACTTGAACTACTAAAAGGGAAAGAACTTCATATAATTGCTGATAATTGTCCTGTCGGTGCTTTGAGGTTGAGAGAAAAACCTGTTCAATCTTTGGAACCTGAATTTAAACGTGAAGATGAAAGATGTTGACAGAATTTTTCAAAAGATATGAAAGTTATTTGAATAAAGATGAAGAATTGAAAAGGCGTCTGAAGGGCTTTAAAACATTTGCAGGACCACCTGATGGACATTACAGGAGAGCAAGAAAAGAAGGAGAAAAAGCCGTTGCACGTGCTGTAAGATGTTATCCTTTCGGGGGAAAAAGCTCTATCGGGAAAAATAGTGAAGTAATAGGCATCAATGTAAAAGAGAGTGGAGAAAATTTCTTAATAGCGCTTTCTAATGGCAAATTTTCAATTAAAAAAGGAAACTGGGAAAAGCCCTATCTCGTGATTAGTTTGCCTCTTGAAAAACTAAAAAAAGCAATTCTTGGAAGATATAGATGGATTTGGCTGATAGGCCTTGACGATGTAGAAGTCTCATACAGTGAAGAGCTTCCCCACTCCGATTGGGTAACCATATTTGAAATTCTTGTGGCAATGCAAGAAGTTCCTGAATTTGAAAATAAATGGATAGATGAAATAGAAAAACTTTAAAAAATTTAAAAGGAATAAATGGAGATAGTAATAAGACAGCTTGCTTCTATAGTTGGAGAGGATTATGTTATTACAGACTCTGAATCATTAAAAGAATACTCTGACGGAAATATAACCTTCATTCCTCCAAGGACACCTCTTGTTGCCGTAAGACCGTGCAATAATGAAGAAATTAGGGAAATACTAAAAGTCGCCGCACTCAACAAAATCCCTGTTACGCCATCAAGCTCAACAAGGGCAGGACATGGCGGCTCGATTCCTTCTGTGCCCGGAATTACTATTGACCTGCGGCGTATGAATAAAATTGAATTAATTGACCCTTCCTGCAGAAATGCAATAATAGAACCGGGAGTAACCTTCTTACAGCTTCAGGAAAGTGCAAAAAAACATAATTTGAGAGTATTGACACCCGTGGAAATAACAGGAGATTCCTCTGTCCTTTCAACATACCTTGATATGGTGCCACTCTATTCATGGCCAAGATACGGCACAGAATCAGTATTGACTATGGAAGCAATGATACCCAATGGAGAAATTATAAGGACGGGAATCGCTGCTATCCCTCTTATTGACAAACCATACTTCCCTTTTGGCACAAATCCGTCTTATCTGAATAAAATATGGTTTGGTTCACAGGGAACATTTGGAATAGCAACAAAGGGGGTTATAAAACTCAAAACTCTTCATAAAAATATCAAAGTTCTTTATATTCCTTTCAAAACTTTCGAAGAATCATTTCCTGTAATAAAAGAATTAAAGAGATTTGGCTATGCCATTGAATTTTTTATGGCAAATCCTGCTTATCTTGCGGGGCTCATTGCAGAAAATGAGAAGGAACTTTCAGAAATATCGGAAAAACTTCCACCTGTTACAGCAGTACTTATTTTGCGCGGCGAAGAAGAAGAGATTGAATACCAATATTTAGACATTCTGGATTTAACAAAACAATTCAATATTGAATGCCTCGAAGAAATAGATGGTATTAATAATGTCTCATCAAGAATCTTAGAAGAAATAGAAAATCCAAAGGGATATGAAAGGCGAAAAAGCTTCAGAGGAGGATATGCTGTAATTCCCTTTATATGTATGCTGCCGCAGATTCCCTTATTTAAAAGAATTTTAGGTCAAATGAGCCAAGCATTCAAATACAATCCTGCGCAAATTGGAGAACTTTTTATTCCAGTAGAGCCGGCACGCGGTCATTTTCAATATAGTTTCATTTATAACCCTGAAAATCCACAGGAGTTGATGATAACAAAGAAATTTTTTGAAATGTTCAGTAATGCTTTAATCAAGATGGGGGCTTTCTTTTCAAGGCCTTATGGCAATTGGGCAGAGCTTGTTTATGCAAAAGCAGGTGCATATAAAGCAATGTTGAAAAACATAAAAGAAGCAATCGATCCAGATAACATTATGAATCCAGGCAAGCTAAATTTGTAGGTAATGAAAAATGGTTGATGAATATTGTTATCCATTTACAAGAAGAAAGTTAAGCGATTATTATGAAATGCTTTGGCGCTGCGCCAAATGTGGATACTGCAGAAATGTCTTTCCTTCAGACACAGAAGATGAGCGTTTTGGAAGGCAATGCCCACCGGGAGAAAGATTCAGATTCGAGGCTTACTATACATCAGGCAGAAATGAAATAACGCGAAGAATCATTGAAGGGAAACAAGAGCTAACCCCACGGCTTCGCCATATCTTATATACCTGCACGACCTGCAATGCATGCGAAGAATGGTGTGAAGTGACACAGGGACTAAATCCGCTTAAAATCATAAATGCATTGAGAAGATATTTTGTTGAGCATGGAGGTGAACTTCTCCCGGGACATCAAAAAATACTAAAAAGTATCAGACGGAATCATAATCGCTTAAACAGAAACAATAGAGACAGGAAAGGATGGCTTGAAAACAATCTGATAAATCAACCTCAAAAAGCTGATGTTTTATATTTTGTCGGCTGCAGGTCATCTTTCAGAAGGACTGAAATCGCTACAAACGCCTATGATTTACTCACAAAGAAATTAGGCATAAAAGTTGGATTTCTCGATGAAGAGCGATGCTGTGGCAGGCCATTGCTTGAAATCGGTGCAGAAAAAGATGCCCTCAACTTAATGAAACATAACCTCCAAGAAATAAATAAAAGCGGAGTTAAGAAAATAATTTTCACCTGTGCTGAATGTTTCTCTCTTTTCAACGATATCGAAAAATACGGTTTTGAAAAAGATTTTGAAACCATACATATAAGCCAATACCTTGCTGATATAATTAAAGAAAAAGGGCTATCTTTTATCAATCTTTCCAAAAAAATCACTTATCATGACCCTTGTTATCTTGGCAGACATCAAGGAGTCTTCGATGAACCAAGAAATGTAATCACAGCCGTCCCCGAAACAGAGCTTATTGAAATGCCACGAAACAGGAAAAATGCATGGTGTTGCGGCGCTGGAGGCGTTGTAAAAGAAGCATATCTTGACTATTCGCATTGGATTGCTGAAGAAAGATTTCAGGAAGTTAACAAAACAGGGGCACAGATGTTGATTACTGCCTGCCCCGGTTGTAAAGAAAGTTTATGGGGGAAAGCAGTTGCTTACGGAGTAGAAATCCTCGATTTTGCAGAATTCATAAATAGACAATTGAAGGAATAGACAATATGGAAGATAAAAGAATAGACAATAATCGAATCCTTTCAGAGCTTGCCAATATTGTAGGAAGTGAATGGGTGTCAAATGAACCGGAAATAGTTTATGCTTATTCAAGAGATGTAAATATGTACCCCGAAAACCTGTCATCAGTGTTAAGGCCTCCCCATTATGTCGTTTTACCTTCAACTTCAGAAGAAGTGCAAAAAATTGTTGCTGTGGCAAGAACTCATAAACTTCCTATCATTGTCCAAACAACAGGACTCAACATTGCAGGCGTTTGCGTGCCTTCAAGAGGCGGTATCTTAATGGATATGAAGAGAATGGATAAGGTCATCGAAATCGATGAAGTTAATTGCACTGCAACAATACAGCCATATGTAACAATTGCCCGCCTCTCCTGTGAACTTCAAAAGAGAAAAATGTTTCTTCCTGTCCCCGGCAACCCTTCAACGGCAAGTGTTATTTCAAACATACTCGTAGGATTGGGCTTAAAGGTAACCAATCGAGTTGGACGGCAGGAGCAGGGAATCGTTGGATTCAAGATGATTCTTCCTGATGGAAGTATTTTCAAGATAGGCTCCGGTGCAGACCCTTTCATCCCTAAAGATTTTTGGCCTCATGGGCCGGGTCCTGATTTGCAGCTATTTCCTGTCCATGCAATCGGAACAACTGGAATTGTAACGGAAATGACCATCAAATGCTGGCTTCGTGGCGAAAAATATAAAGAGTTATGGGTTTCCTATGAAGATATTGACAATGCTGCAAAAGCATATGCAGAGCTGGCAAAAATGGAAATATGCAAAGGGATAAATCTTTATGGCGGAAACAAATATACTTCCTATGCAACGGATACTCGCGAAGCTATGGAGCGAATGGTCAGGGCAAATCCAGAATTTCAATTAGTTCTGTCAATGGAAGGAACAAAAAGAAGACTTGAATATGAGGAAAAGGTCGTAAGAAGGATTGCAGAAAAAACAGGAGGAATAATAATTACCGATAAATTCAATCCTTACGAAAGCTTTGTCGAATCCCATGCCGGAATGTCAGGCAGTTTCTATTCTGATTACTCAATGAAATATTGGGGCTCGAGGGGTGCAAATTGGGTAGCAGCCGGATTCCCTTCTCCTGACAAGGTCGCAGAAATGTATAAAGTATACTGTCAGGCAATTATGGATGATCCCGAATATTCTGATTCTGATTTTGGCAATGGCGAGTATTGGCGCTCGATCATTGCTTACCCTTATGAAGGCGGACATTACTATTTCAATGAGCACGGTATAGACAGCCATCCGGGAGATCCCAAGTGGCAAAGAGTCGTAAAGAGAATAGGTGCCGCCCTCCCCCGCTATGGAGCACAGCGAGGATTGCTCATTATGGGATTCAACCGGGCTCCTCGTGAAGGATTACCAAGAGTCACAGGACCTTATTACGATTTGGCAAAAAAGATTAATAACAAACTCGATCCTGAAGGAATAATGCAGCCGGGATTTGTTTTCCCTTAACTTTAAAAGAGAGAGGACAAGAAAATGAGATTTGATCATTTGATTGTAAGATTGACAACCATTACAGGACCTGAATGGCTAATGGCTTATGCTCTCATTGATTTGAATGATGATGTCGATGTCGATGAATTCAGATTTAAAGTGCCCGACCTTCTCGATTACCACCATGAAACAGAAAAATATTTGGGAGGCGTTCCGGGCGACCTTTTCATTGGTTTCTTTGCCCATGGACAAACTCATCTTTTTGACGAAATCAGTAAAATTAAATCATGGAAAGAGGTAAAAGAAGTCAAAGAATGGGCAATTGTAAACTTTCCAACAACGAAAGTGAAGCTTTCGAAACTCGATTGGAAAGTTGTAAAATCGCTTCGCTCAGGAGCCGAAAAAACAGCAGAACAAATTGCTGAAGAGCTTGGGGAAAAACCGGAAATTATTCAGGAAAGACTGGATTACATAAAAAACATTCCTTTAACATTTCACATAGAGCCTCCAAACAACAATAACTGGACCTTCACAGAAATACATATAGATTTCAAGGGCACTACATTCAAGGAAAAGATGGAAGAGCTTTCAAAGATTGGAAAGCCCTTTGGAGCAACAGGAAGCAAAAGTCAAGGCGCCCTTATGGTTGAACCAAAAACGGTTGATGAATTGAAAGAGATGATAAAAAAAGTGTCTGAAATCCCGGGAGTCAAAGTAAGAGATTATGCTTTCTGCGAAGATATGATTTGGAAACAGCCATGGCTCGATAAATTCATCGATGAAAGAATAGCAGAAGCAGAAGATTAATTATCATCTGCCAACCTGCTCAATTTTTTTATAAGAAATCTATTGCATTCAACCAAAAACTTTAAGAAAGGAATTTTATGGCTGAAATTGCAAAGAAAAAGTTTATGGGTGTAGAAATTCCTGAAGGTCTTACAAAAGCAAATTTTTATGCCCTCTTTATAGGCACGACACTTGGTGGGCTGGTAACAAATTCAATAAACGGTATCCAACACAGCTATCTCAAAGACTACCTGAAAGTAAGTCAGGAATTATTCGGCACAGTAAGCGGCACACTGATGACCTTAGGAGAAATTGCCGCAATTATTTTTCTCTTCTTCTTTGGTGTAGTAGCAGACAAGATAGGAAGAAAAAGTGTTATAACAATTGGCTACATTGGAGCGACTATAGCATATCTTCTCTTCTTCCACAGCAAGGACATAGCTGAAATGTTGGGAATAAATCCTCTCCCATTGGCTTATGCAGGAAGATTTCTGATTGTTGCAACTGTTGCCGGTGTATGGGGAACATATATCATAGTAACAGCAGATTATACAGACGAAGCGAATCGAGCCAAGGGAATGGGACTAAATGGAATATTCACAGGATTTGGAATGCTTCTTGCTATGGGAGTTTTTGCTTCCCTTCCAAATAAAATAGGCACACGCAATACCTTTTATCTTACGGCAGCAGTCTCTATTGCTTCACTGATTTATGCACGCATCGCTCTTGTTGACAGATTCAAGCCAAAAGAGAAAGAAAAGGGTCAGATAAAAAAGATTATTGAAACTCTTAAAAGTTCACCTCCCCTTGTAATGTGCTATGCAGCGCGATTTTTTGTTATGGCGGCAGTAATTACTGTTGGAACATTCATATTTGTCTGGGCTGTCAATGCCGCACCTAATTTGGGAGTAACACCTGAAGCGGCACAAGGAAAAGTTGGTATGTTTATCGGTATTTCAGGACTCGTAGCATTCGTAGGATTTCCCATATTTGCGATTATGTGCGACAAGCTTGGCAGGTATGTGACCCTTTCTATATCATTAGGGCTTGGAGGTTTAGCTCTCATAAGCTTCGGTTTAATCGACAATCCGATTTCATGGCCCATCTTAATCTGTATGCTTGTTTTCTTCTTCAGCCAAGCAGGAATGCTTTTATCATCGCAAACTCTTGCTTCAGATATTGCACCAAAAAGAGTAATGGGTACAGTGCTTGGAGGACTGAATACAACAGGGCAAATCGGCGCAGCTGTGTTTTTCTCTGTCGATGGCATAACAATGGATAAAATCAGCCCTCAATCACCTTTTATAATAATGGGGGTATGCTGTATCCTTATGATTATATGGGTTATGATAACAGGCACAAAGGTTAAAAAGGGTCAATATAAAATTGACACATAATTTTTATCCTTGCCTGATTCTGCATGCTAAAACTTTTCCCAGCTCCTCCAATTTTGCATAATCACCGTTTAGCGGTGGTCCATTAACTTCATGGCTTCCTACTACTTCAACCTTAGCAAGCTCGAGCATCTTTGTTACCTCTTTAACTGAACAACCTCCCCATCCGTATGAGCCAACAACAGCCGCATATTTGAGTGGAGGTCTGAAAGCTCTTACAAGACTTGCGGCATAGAGAGCAAGTGGATGAATCCCTGCCATAACTGTAGGCGAGCCAATTACAATAGCTCTTGAATCCACCAAATCCTTTGCAACATCTCCTGCATCAGTTGCTGTAAGATTATATAAGCTAACTTCAATTCCTTCTGACATCAGCTTTTCAGCAACTGCTTTTGCCATCTTCTCTGTCGAGCCCCACATACTCACATAAGCCACAATTGCCTTCTCATCAGTTTCACCTGCAGTCCATTTTTTATATACTGATATTATCTTCTCAGGATTTTTATAAACGGGTCCGTGACTTGGCGCAATCATCGATATTTCAACATTTTCCAACTTATCCATAGCCTTTTTACCTAATGCTCTGAAAGGCATCATTATTTCGCCATAATATTTTTGAGCTCCAGTTATAATATCTTTTATATCCGTATCGTAAACACCTTTTGCAAAGTGGCTTCCAAAAAAATCACAGGGGAACAAAATTTTATCTTCAATTAAATAGGTAAACATCGTCTCAGGCCAATGCAGCCAAGGTGCATCTATAAACTTCAAAGTTTTCCCGCCAAGCTCAATAGTATCTCCTTCCTTCACTTTGACAATTCTTTCAGAAGGAACCTTATACATTACTTCCGCCATCTTTGCCCCTTTTTCGGATGTAACGAGTCTGGTATGCGCACTCAATTCCATAATATATGGGATAGCGCCTGCATGGTCGGGCTCGGCATGATTCATAACGAGATAATCAATCTCACCTTCACCAAGAAGCTGTTTAAGTTTATCTCCTAACTCATCTTGAAAGCAGGGTTTCACTGTTTCAATTAAAGCAGTCTTTTCACTTCCCTTGATTAAATAAGAATTATAACTTGTGCCGTAAGGCGTAGGAATCAAGGCATCAAAAAGTTTTAGGTCCCAATCTCTTGAACCAACTGCAAAGACATTTTCAGAAATCTCTGGAATAGAATAGTTTTTCATCTTCACTCACCTCTTTTAAAGTTACTTTTCTCCTACTATCTATTTCACCAACGACAAAAAAGTCAAGACAAAATTCTTTTTATTCAGGACTATTTTAGTCCTATATTAAGATTTGTCAACCTCATCCTTCATAAAAATAAAAAAAATTTGACATTATTATGACAATTCTATATAAAGCCTCAAACTAAATAAAAACTCCGAATTTTGCTGCCTAATGTGCAGATGCACAATGGAGCAAAATCGTTAGGGTTATGCTGGAAACGGCATAGCCTCCCGTATTTGGAAAGGAGAAAAAGCAATGTTTTTACTTAATTGAAAAACCGGCGGCTTAAAAAAAAGGAGTTGCCGGTTTTTTTTATCATTTCCGGCAAACCTATCCACAGCAATTAAACACAGGATTTTCCTATTTCGAACTTATTATTTAAGGAGGGATTTTATGAAAAGATATTTTTTGCTTCTTTTTTGCACAGTATTATTTTTTGTCTCATCACCCTGCCTATCATCAGCAGGACAACAAAAGGAAATTGAAGCATTGAAGAAACAGATGGAAGCTCTAAAAAAAGAGTATGAGACAAAATTTCAAATTCTTCTCGAAAAAATTGAACAGTTAAAAGCACAACAAGAAGCTAAAGAAAAGCAAAACAATGAAAGAATCAGAAAAGAAGTTGAAAAAGTAAAAGCAGTTGCCGCAGAAAAAGACGAAGAAAGAAAAAAAGAAATCATAGAGCTAAAATCTGCCCTTGAAGAACAGAAAAAAAGGTCTATTCTCGCAGGATTTGACGGTAAACATTTTACTCTTGGAAGTGAAGACGGAAATTTTAAGTTGAACATTGGCGGTTATATGCAGACTGATTACCGCTACTATGAAGGCGGGGAAGATGAAAACAATAAAAATACATTCGATATAAGAAGAGCACGCTTAACTGCAAGCGGCAATATGTTTAAAAATATAAAATACAAACTGCAGACGGATTTTTCAGACGAAGACGATGAGCTTCGTGATGCCTATGTCGATATAGATTATACGCCGTTAGCCATAGTACGTGCAGGACAATTCAAGGTGCCATTTGGATATGAACAGACAACATCTTCAACAACATTCGATTTCATAGAGCGTTCAGTTGCCGGTAATTTCATAGCATCAACTTCAAGAGATATTGGTGTAATGCTTTTTGGTTCATTGTTTGAGAACAGAATGAAATATTATCTCGGTGCATTCAACGGCACAGGCGAAAATTCAACGGACGATAACGATTCCTTAACCTTTATTGGAAGACTTCTTTTTTCACCATTCACAAATGATAAAGATTCTCTATTGAAAGGGCTAACCTTTGGAGGTTCTTTTTCAGGAGGAGACAGAGAAGCACATAGTTCAAGAGCGATTACCCTTGCGGCAAGAAACAAGATTTCCAACACAGTTACGGTAAACGGACAGCGCACGAGAGCAGCAGCAGAAGCAAGATATTTCAAAGGGCCTTTTTCCCTAAAAGGCGAATA
This sequence is a window from Candidatus Schekmanbacteria bacterium. Protein-coding genes within it:
- a CDS encoding (Fe-S)-binding protein, which gives rise to MVDEYCYPFTRRKLSDYYEMLWRCAKCGYCRNVFPSDTEDERFGRQCPPGERFRFEAYYTSGRNEITRRIIEGKQELTPRLRHILYTCTTCNACEEWCEVTQGLNPLKIINALRRYFVEHGGELLPGHQKILKSIRRNHNRLNRNNRDRKGWLENNLINQPQKADVLYFVGCRSSFRRTEIATNAYDLLTKKLGIKVGFLDEERCCGRPLLEIGAEKDALNLMKHNLQEINKSGVKKIIFTCAECFSLFNDIEKYGFEKDFETIHISQYLADIIKEKGLSFINLSKKITYHDPCYLGRHQGVFDEPRNVITAVPETELIEMPRNRKNAWCCGAGGVVKEAYLDYSHWIAEERFQEVNKTGAQMLITACPGCKESLWGKAVAYGVEILDFAEFINRQLKE
- a CDS encoding FAD-binding oxidoreductase, yielding MEDKRIDNNRILSELANIVGSEWVSNEPEIVYAYSRDVNMYPENLSSVLRPPHYVVLPSTSEEVQKIVAVARTHKLPIIVQTTGLNIAGVCVPSRGGILMDMKRMDKVIEIDEVNCTATIQPYVTIARLSCELQKRKMFLPVPGNPSTASVISNILVGLGLKVTNRVGRQEQGIVGFKMILPDGSIFKIGSGADPFIPKDFWPHGPGPDLQLFPVHAIGTTGIVTEMTIKCWLRGEKYKELWVSYEDIDNAAKAYAELAKMEICKGINLYGGNKYTSYATDTREAMERMVRANPEFQLVLSMEGTKRRLEYEEKVVRRIAEKTGGIIITDKFNPYESFVESHAGMSGSFYSDYSMKYWGSRGANWVAAGFPSPDKVAEMYKVYCQAIMDDPEYSDSDFGNGEYWRSIIAYPYEGGHYYFNEHGIDSHPGDPKWQRVVKRIGAALPRYGAQRGLLIMGFNRAPREGLPRVTGPYYDLAKKINNKLDPEGIMQPGFVFP
- a CDS encoding FAD-binding oxidoreductase codes for the protein MEIVIRQLASIVGEDYVITDSESLKEYSDGNITFIPPRTPLVAVRPCNNEEIREILKVAALNKIPVTPSSSTRAGHGGSIPSVPGITIDLRRMNKIELIDPSCRNAIIEPGVTFLQLQESAKKHNLRVLTPVEITGDSSVLSTYLDMVPLYSWPRYGTESVLTMEAMIPNGEIIRTGIAAIPLIDKPYFPFGTNPSYLNKIWFGSQGTFGIATKGVIKLKTLHKNIKVLYIPFKTFEESFPVIKELKRFGYAIEFFMANPAYLAGLIAENEKELSEISEKLPPVTAVLILRGEEEEIEYQYLDILDLTKQFNIECLEEIDGINNVSSRILEEIENPKGYERRKSFRGGYAVIPFICMLPQIPLFKRILGQMSQAFKYNPAQIGELFIPVEPARGHFQYSFIYNPENPQELMITKKFFEMFSNALIKMGAFFSRPYGNWAELVYAKAGAYKAMLKNIKEAIDPDNIMNPGKLNL
- a CDS encoding FprA family A-type flavoprotein, whose translation is MKNYSIPEISENVFAVGSRDWDLKLFDALIPTPYGTSYNSYLIKGSEKTALIETVKPCFQDELGDKLKQLLGEGEIDYLVMNHAEPDHAGAIPYIMELSAHTRLVTSEKGAKMAEVMYKVPSERIVKVKEGDTIELGGKTLKFIDAPWLHWPETMFTYLIEDKILFPCDFFGSHFAKGVYDTDIKDIITGAQKYYGEIMMPFRALGKKAMDKLENVEISMIAPSHGPVYKNPEKIISVYKKWTAGETDEKAIVAYVSMWGSTEKMAKAVAEKLMSEGIEVSLYNLTATDAGDVAKDLVDSRAIVIGSPTVMAGIHPLALYAASLVRAFRPPLKYAAVVGSYGWGGCSVKEVTKMLELAKVEVVGSHEVNGPPLNGDYAKLEELGKVLACRIRQG
- a CDS encoding MFS transporter; protein product: MAEIAKKKFMGVEIPEGLTKANFYALFIGTTLGGLVTNSINGIQHSYLKDYLKVSQELFGTVSGTLMTLGEIAAIIFLFFFGVVADKIGRKSVITIGYIGATIAYLLFFHSKDIAEMLGINPLPLAYAGRFLIVATVAGVWGTYIIVTADYTDEANRAKGMGLNGIFTGFGMLLAMGVFASLPNKIGTRNTFYLTAAVSIASLIYARIALVDRFKPKEKEKGQIKKIIETLKSSPPLVMCYAARFFVMAAVITVGTFIFVWAVNAAPNLGVTPEAAQGKVGMFIGISGLVAFVGFPIFAIMCDKLGRYVTLSISLGLGGLALISFGLIDNPISWPILICMLVFFFSQAGMLLSSQTLASDIAPKRVMGTVLGGLNTTGQIGAAVFFSVDGITMDKISPQSPFIIMGVCCILMIIWVMITGTKVKKGQYKIDT